In a single window of the Deinococcus aerophilus genome:
- a CDS encoding VOC family protein codes for MHFETLTLWCADLHAQHAFYTQTLGLTTVQRMPGHVTFQAGRTRLTFRHAGEVQGFYHLAFDIPRNQMDSAEAWLRVRTPVLHDPQGKARFPRSGRWTSESVYFEDPAGNILEFVARHDFPSDRAAAFSSTGLLHVSELGVVVPDVPATVRDLGQRFGLLPFNDCSDTFCAVGDHHGLLIVVREGRGWVPARRPATPAPFELTFSEADSRQVLRHSDLPVHAGAGKVHA; via the coding sequence ATGCACTTTGAGACCCTAACCCTGTGGTGCGCGGATCTGCACGCCCAACACGCGTTTTATACCCAGACGCTCGGCCTGACCACCGTGCAGAGAATGCCAGGCCACGTCACTTTCCAGGCGGGGCGAACCCGGCTGACCTTTCGCCACGCCGGGGAGGTGCAGGGCTTCTATCACCTGGCCTTCGACATTCCACGCAACCAGATGGACAGCGCCGAGGCGTGGCTGCGGGTGCGGACACCGGTGCTGCATGATCCTCAGGGGAAGGCCCGCTTTCCACGCAGCGGAAGGTGGACCAGCGAGAGCGTGTATTTCGAGGACCCTGCCGGAAACATTCTGGAATTCGTGGCGCGGCACGACTTTCCCAGCGACCGCGCGGCCGCGTTCAGTTCCACCGGCCTCCTGCATGTCAGCGAGCTGGGGGTGGTGGTGCCCGACGTGCCCGCGACCGTTCGCGATCTGGGCCAGCGCTTTGGACTCCTGCCGTTCAACGACTGCAGCGATACGTTCTGTGCCGTGGGAGATCACCACGGCCTGCTGATCGTGGTCCGGGAAGGTCGGGGATGGGTTCCGGCCAGACGACCCGCCACGCCCGCACCGTTCGAGCTGACCTTCTCGGAAGCGGACAGCCGTCAGGTCCTGCGCCACTCTGACCTGCCGGTCCACGCGGGAGCCGGAAAGGTTCACGCATGA
- a CDS encoding VOC family protein, with amino-acid sequence MTRPLSAATHLRLARPSLDLEAARRFYVDGLGLDLLHHSTDDAFAALLMMGLPGAAWHLELTRPHLHPVAPTPTPEDLLVLYLGTVPTPELVARLEEHGGRRVEAANPYWDRWGVTLEDPDGYRLVLCQRDWSH; translated from the coding sequence ATGACCCGGCCCCTCAGTGCCGCAACCCACCTGCGCCTGGCCCGCCCGAGCCTGGATCTGGAGGCCGCGCGGCGGTTTTATGTGGACGGCCTGGGCCTGGATCTGCTGCACCACAGCACCGATGACGCCTTCGCCGCCCTGCTGATGATGGGCCTGCCGGGAGCGGCGTGGCATCTGGAACTGACCCGGCCCCACCTGCATCCGGTGGCCCCCACACCCACTCCGGAAGATCTGCTGGTGCTGTACCTGGGGACCGTCCCCACGCCCGAATTGGTGGCCCGGCTGGAGGAACACGGCGGACGGCGTGTGGAGGCGGCCAATCCGTACTGGGACCGCTGGGGCGTCACCCTCGAGGACCCGGACGGCTACCGGCTGGTGTTGTGTCAGCGCGACTGGAGCCACTGA
- a CDS encoding PSP1 domain-containing protein yields MVVLPVRFERSPRLHPMLSEEVHAVGTRVVVQGKRGPEVATVRGEAGEAKQNERYGAVLRRATPEDLERWEELHRTGEDLKWLLRARARERGLPVKLVAVEFTLDESLVTVSYSADERIELTGLIGEVREHTRARVNFAAIGPREQAQMIGALGACGRENCSSTHLQDFAPVSIRMARDQQLPLNPEKLSGPCGRLLCCLQFEHTQYQDLLRDLPRKNAKVCHTGSGACGKVTKLHPLAGTVDVYTDQGMLLGVPASELRRASETEARSADHRSADA; encoded by the coding sequence ATGGTCGTCCTTCCGGTTCGTTTCGAGCGCAGCCCGCGCCTTCACCCGATGCTGAGCGAGGAAGTCCACGCGGTGGGCACGCGGGTGGTTGTGCAGGGCAAGCGTGGGCCGGAGGTCGCCACCGTGCGCGGCGAGGCGGGCGAGGCCAAGCAGAACGAGCGCTACGGCGCGGTGCTGCGCCGGGCCACGCCCGAGGATCTGGAGCGCTGGGAAGAGTTGCACCGCACCGGCGAGGACCTCAAGTGGCTGCTGCGGGCGCGGGCGCGGGAACGCGGCCTGCCGGTCAAGCTGGTGGCCGTGGAGTTCACGCTGGACGAGAGCCTCGTGACGGTCAGCTACAGCGCCGACGAACGCATCGAGCTGACCGGCCTGATCGGTGAGGTCCGCGAACACACCCGCGCCCGCGTGAACTTTGCGGCCATCGGACCGCGTGAGCAGGCGCAGATGATCGGTGCGCTGGGCGCGTGTGGCCGCGAGAACTGCTCCAGCACGCACCTGCAGGACTTTGCCCCGGTCAGCATCCGCATGGCCCGTGACCAGCAGCTGCCCCTGAATCCGGAGAAGCTCTCGGGACCGTGCGGGCGCCTGCTGTGCTGCCTGCAGTTTGAACACACCCAGTACCAGGACCTGCTGCGTGATCTGCCGCGCAAGAACGCCAAGGTCTGCCACACCGGCAGCGGCGCGTGCGGCAAGGTCACCAAGCTGCACCCGCTGGCCGGCACGGTGGACGTGTACACCGATCAGGGCATGCTGCTGGGCGTGCCGGCCTCGGAACTGCGCCGCGCCTCCGAGACAGAGGCCAGAAGCGCCGACCATCGCAGCGCCGACGCCTGA
- a CDS encoding phosphotransferase enzyme family protein — MLPALASKPVEEVAPPLLARFGMADAQALGGFESAVFATPERVLKLTHTLRREKGMVAAEVHFTRYLDGQGVPVARPLLSETGHWVEERSDPAGGTWLAFAVARLPGHPLRASHLTPEVVGAWGRLMGRMHVLARRYTPDPALPRRRHWHTGSVLDLRRLPPGLDEQRRRGQALIERIKAWPRTPENYGLIHSDLHGNNLHWDGQTLHVFDFDDCEQHFFLNDLAVSLHGVAQLTPPGQEAAAFGQRFLQLFVPAYQEICALPPNWREDLAALLCLRDVVLLGALSEAWGVGTPRERWERDGDRVMFERYARRVGQGEPICAIDWAGL; from the coding sequence ATGTTGCCCGCTCTTGCAAGCAAACCGGTTGAGGAGGTCGCGCCGCCGTTGCTGGCGCGTTTTGGGATGGCAGACGCGCAGGCGCTGGGCGGCTTTGAAAGCGCTGTATTCGCCACCCCTGAGCGGGTATTAAAACTCACCCACACCCTGCGGCGGGAGAAGGGCATGGTGGCTGCGGAGGTGCATTTCACCCGTTACCTGGACGGTCAGGGTGTCCCGGTGGCCCGCCCCCTGCTGTCAGAAACCGGGCACTGGGTCGAGGAGCGCAGCGATCCGGCAGGGGGGACCTGGCTGGCGTTCGCGGTGGCCCGGCTGCCCGGACATCCGCTGCGGGCCTCCCACCTGACGCCCGAGGTGGTCGGCGCGTGGGGACGGCTGATGGGCCGGATGCACGTGCTGGCCCGCCGGTACACGCCGGACCCAGCGTTGCCCCGCCGGCGGCACTGGCATACCGGGTCGGTGCTGGACCTGCGGCGCTTGCCCCCCGGTCTGGACGAACAGCGCCGGCGGGGACAGGCCCTGATCGAGCGGATAAAGGCCTGGCCGCGGACCCCGGAGAACTACGGCCTGATTCATTCGGATCTGCATGGCAACAACCTGCACTGGGACGGCCAGACGCTGCACGTCTTTGACTTCGACGACTGCGAGCAGCATTTTTTCCTGAACGACCTTGCCGTGAGCCTGCACGGCGTGGCCCAGCTGACCCCACCCGGCCAGGAAGCGGCGGCGTTCGGCCAGCGGTTTCTGCAGCTGTTTGTGCCCGCCTACCAGGAGATCTGTGCGCTGCCCCCGAACTGGCGTGAGGATCTGGCTGCCCTGCTGTGCCTGCGTGACGTGGTGCTGTTGGGCGCGCTCTCCGAGGCCTGGGGCGTGGGCACGCCGCGTGAGCGCTGGGAGCGGGACGGTGACCGGGTGATGTTTGAACGCTACGCCCGGAGGGTGGGTCAGGGGGAACCCATCTGCGCCATAGACTGGGCCGGGCTGTAA
- a CDS encoding DMT family transporter yields MRLFPAVAPLLFVLLWSTGFIGTKGAALNADPFAFLSVRFVLAAALMAALTLALRAPWPRGRAQWTQAVFSGLLIHAGYLGAVTYGISQQLPAGVMAVIVGLQPLLTGLLSGPLLNETVDRRQWAGLGLGFVGVVLVVVGRTPGAGVYTVPALLAALLALLCTTLGTLYQRRAGADVPLLGGTTGQYAASAVVMLLLTAWHGGAYIHWNAEFIVSLAWLTLALSVGAVLLLLTLIRRMPAARVGSLFYLVPPLTVLEAYVLYGERLSSVGLLGLVGCVGGVLLASNLPPVRGAFTRRRPG; encoded by the coding sequence GTGCGCCTTTTCCCCGCCGTGGCTCCCCTGCTGTTCGTGTTGCTGTGGAGCACCGGCTTCATCGGCACCAAGGGTGCGGCGCTGAATGCCGATCCCTTTGCGTTTCTCAGCGTGCGCTTCGTGCTTGCCGCCGCCCTGATGGCGGCCCTCACGCTGGCCCTGCGCGCTCCGTGGCCGCGCGGACGGGCGCAGTGGACCCAGGCGGTCTTCAGCGGCCTGCTGATTCACGCGGGGTACCTGGGGGCCGTGACCTACGGCATCTCGCAGCAGCTTCCGGCGGGAGTGATGGCCGTGATCGTGGGATTGCAACCGCTGCTCACCGGCCTGCTGTCCGGGCCGCTGCTCAACGAGACGGTGGACCGCCGGCAGTGGGCGGGCCTGGGCCTGGGCTTCGTGGGGGTGGTGCTGGTGGTGGTGGGACGCACGCCGGGAGCGGGCGTCTACACGGTCCCGGCCCTGCTCGCCGCCCTGCTGGCATTGCTGTGTACCACCCTGGGCACGCTGTACCAGCGCCGGGCGGGAGCAGACGTGCCGCTGCTGGGCGGCACGACGGGCCAGTACGCGGCCAGCGCGGTGGTGATGCTGCTACTCACCGCGTGGCACGGCGGCGCGTACATCCACTGGAACGCGGAATTCATCGTGTCGCTGGCGTGGCTGACCCTGGCGCTGTCGGTGGGGGCCGTGCTGCTGCTGCTCACGTTGATTCGCCGCATGCCCGCCGCGCGGGTGGGCAGCCTGTTCTATCTGGTGCCGCCGCTGACCGTGCTGGAGGCCTACGTTCTGTACGGTGAACGTCTGAGTTCCGTGGGCCTGCTGGGGCTGGTGGGGTGTGTGGGGGGCGTGCTGCTCGCCAGCAACCTGCCGCCCGTACGCGGGGCCTTCACGCGGCGGCGGCCTGGCTGA
- the gatB gene encoding Asp-tRNA(Asn)/Glu-tRNA(Gln) amidotransferase subunit GatB, with protein MSQVAQAYAVVIGLEVHLQLRTRSKIFSDCPADYHGADPNTFTDPLTLGLPGTLPTLNREAVELGIMFGLGLNCDVSGFTQFHRKNYFYPDAPKNFQLSQYDRPIARDGYLDIAGQRVRIKRAHLEDDAGKLLHPQYAPHSLLDLNRAGSPLIEMVTEADITGAEQARAFLETVQAIAQALGVSDATPEEGKMRCDVNLSLHRPGEPWGTKVEVKNLNSFRSVARAIEYETARQTRVLGTGGRITQDTLGWDEGGQKTFLMRTKEGEADYRYFPEPDLPPLDITPEWIARVRARMPELPAQKRERYLAAGVRENDATTLSLNVPLSRFYDEALASAPAPDAQKLANWLLTDVAGALAAAEQNIAGTALQPAHLATLVRLIDAGTISGKIAKDLLPEVMAGQDPVSLVEQRGLSVVTDTAAIDAAIDAAMQADPATVDKVRAGNAKAMNALFGPVMRAMGGQAQPEVVRQRLTHKLGL; from the coding sequence ATGTCTCAAGTGGCCCAGGCTTACGCGGTGGTGATCGGTCTCGAGGTTCACCTGCAACTGCGGACGCGCAGCAAGATTTTCAGCGACTGCCCCGCCGACTACCACGGCGCGGACCCCAACACCTTCACCGATCCGCTGACCCTGGGGTTGCCCGGCACGCTGCCGACCCTCAACCGCGAGGCCGTGGAACTGGGCATCATGTTCGGTCTGGGTCTGAACTGCGACGTGTCGGGCTTCACGCAGTTTCACCGGAAGAATTACTTTTACCCCGACGCGCCCAAGAACTTTCAGCTCTCGCAGTACGACCGCCCGATTGCGCGCGACGGGTACCTGGACATCGCCGGGCAGCGCGTGCGCATCAAGCGCGCGCACCTGGAAGACGACGCAGGCAAGCTGCTGCATCCGCAGTACGCGCCCCACAGCCTGCTGGACCTCAACCGGGCGGGAAGTCCGCTGATCGAGATGGTCACCGAGGCCGACATCACCGGAGCCGAGCAGGCCCGCGCCTTTCTGGAAACGGTGCAGGCCATCGCGCAGGCCCTCGGGGTGTCGGACGCCACTCCCGAGGAGGGCAAGATGCGCTGCGACGTGAACCTCAGTCTGCACAGACCGGGCGAGCCGTGGGGCACCAAAGTGGAGGTCAAGAACCTCAACTCGTTTCGCAGCGTCGCGCGCGCCATCGAGTACGAGACCGCCCGGCAGACGCGGGTGCTGGGCACAGGCGGGCGCATCACGCAGGACACGCTGGGCTGGGACGAGGGCGGTCAGAAGACCTTTCTGATGCGGACCAAGGAGGGTGAGGCCGACTACCGCTATTTCCCCGAGCCGGACCTGCCCCCGCTGGACATCACGCCCGAGTGGATCGCGCGGGTGCGTGCCCGCATGCCCGAGCTGCCTGCACAGAAGCGCGAGCGTTACCTCGCGGCGGGCGTGCGCGAGAACGACGCCACCACCCTGAGCCTGAACGTGCCGCTGTCGCGTTTCTACGATGAAGCCCTGGCCAGCGCCCCCGCTCCGGACGCCCAGAAACTTGCCAACTGGCTGCTCACCGACGTGGCGGGCGCACTGGCCGCCGCCGAGCAGAACATCGCCGGGACCGCACTGCAGCCCGCCCATCTCGCGACCCTGGTGCGCCTGATCGACGCCGGGACCATCAGCGGCAAGATCGCCAAGGACCTGTTGCCCGAGGTGATGGCGGGGCAGGACCCGGTCAGTCTGGTCGAGCAGCGGGGCCTGAGCGTGGTGACCGACACGGCCGCCATTGACGCGGCCATTGACGCCGCGATGCAGGCCGACCCCGCCACCGTGGACAAGGTACGCGCCGGCAACGCCAAGGCCATGAACGCGCTGTTCGGCCCGGTGATGCGGGCGATGGGCGGCCAGGCCCAGCCCGAGGTCGTGCGCCAGCGCCTGACGCACAAGCTGGGGTTGTGA
- the soxR gene encoding redox-sensitive transcriptional activator SoxR, with amino-acid sequence MTPEPAPYWTPSQLAERSGLKVSALHFYEREGLIFSVRTAGNQRRYPRDTARRLAFIRAAVRVGVPLAAVRAALDTLPSGRTPTAADWARLSEGWRAELDDRIATLTRLRDDLGSCIRCGCLSLERCALFNPGDGYGARHPGGNALMEVRE; translated from the coding sequence ATGACCCCGGAACCTGCCCCGTACTGGACCCCCTCCCAGCTCGCCGAGCGCAGCGGCCTGAAGGTGTCCGCGCTGCATTTCTACGAGCGCGAGGGCCTGATTTTCAGCGTCCGTACTGCGGGCAACCAGCGCCGTTACCCGCGTGACACGGCGCGTCGCCTGGCCTTCATTCGCGCGGCCGTGCGGGTGGGGGTGCCGCTGGCTGCGGTCCGGGCAGCGCTGGATACCCTGCCGTCGGGCCGCACCCCGACGGCAGCCGACTGGGCCCGCCTCTCGGAAGGCTGGCGCGCGGAACTCGATGACCGCATCGCCACGCTGACCCGCCTGCGAGATGATCTGGGCAGCTGTATCCGCTGCGGGTGCCTGTCGCTGGAACGGTGTGCGCTGTTCAATCCGGGCGACGGGTACGGCGCGCGGCATCCGGGCGGAAATGCCCTCATGGAAGTTCGGGAGTGA
- a CDS encoding carbohydrate kinase family protein, which produces MTERRPPVSEPPARPLVSLGDLNWDVLAKPDTMMLAGGDTTGRLELSGGGSAANLAVWARRCGFPATFVGKIGTDRFGELATAELQAEGVQTELILSAEHPTGVILALIDRRGQRAMLTGQGADWELLPGELPQAVLRAAGHLHLTAWSLFRDPPRVAALAAARLSKSARSGEGNATLSLDPGSFQMIQQMGRENFLEIVDHVPFDVIFPNDDEARAMSGNTDPQDALTWLCGRYPHALVVLKMDAEGVLIEGPGQPRTHVAATRDTLTDATGAGDAFGGAFLAGWLTHRDAVRAAHLAVEVGGWVVSRFGARPPADAELAGRLARHPLRALSAGVRS; this is translated from the coding sequence ATGACTGAACGCAGACCCCCGGTGTCCGAACCCCCGGCCAGGCCCCTGGTGTCGCTGGGCGACCTGAACTGGGACGTGCTCGCCAAGCCCGATACCATGATGCTCGCCGGCGGCGACACGACCGGTCGCCTGGAACTCTCGGGCGGCGGCAGTGCGGCCAACCTCGCGGTGTGGGCGCGCCGCTGCGGGTTTCCCGCGACCTTCGTGGGCAAGATCGGCACCGACCGTTTCGGGGAACTGGCGACCGCCGAGCTGCAGGCCGAGGGCGTGCAGACCGAGCTGATCCTGAGCGCCGAACACCCCACCGGCGTGATCCTGGCCCTGATTGACCGCCGGGGCCAGCGGGCCATGCTCACCGGGCAGGGAGCCGACTGGGAACTGCTGCCCGGGGAACTGCCCCAGGCGGTGCTGCGCGCGGCGGGGCACCTGCACCTGACCGCCTGGAGTCTGTTCCGCGACCCTCCCCGGGTAGCGGCTCTGGCGGCGGCGCGGCTGTCCAAGTCCGCCCGCTCCGGTGAGGGCAACGCGACCCTGAGCCTGGACCCCGGCAGCTTTCAGATGATTCAGCAGATGGGGCGCGAGAATTTCCTGGAGATTGTGGACCATGTGCCCTTTGACGTGATCTTTCCCAACGACGATGAGGCCCGCGCCATGAGCGGCAACACCGACCCGCAAGACGCCCTGACGTGGCTGTGCGGGCGCTACCCCCACGCGCTGGTGGTGCTGAAGATGGACGCCGAGGGTGTGCTGATCGAGGGGCCGGGGCAGCCGCGCACCCACGTGGCCGCCACCCGCGACACCCTGACCGACGCCACCGGGGCCGGAGACGCCTTTGGCGGCGCGTTTCTGGCCGGCTGGCTGACCCACCGCGACGCAGTGCGGGCCGCACATCTGGCGGTGGAGGTGGGCGGCTGGGTGGTCTCCCGCTTCGGGGCCCGTCCGCCCGCCGATGCGGAGCTGGCCGGGCGGCTGGCACGCCACCCACTGCGTGCGCTGTCTGCCGGGGTCCGGTCGTGA
- a CDS encoding M3 family oligoendopeptidase, which yields MTAQLERVERKLDVPRQAVDWEHYAPRYQHLLDTPLTAADVPAWLAVWSAVDAELGETANKLSTFADLHTDDGAAQQRYQTFVATVMPPAARTGQALTEKLLAVPDYTPAPDFALNYRRFRDAAALFREANVELGVVHEQQKNRHSVITGNQKVRLNGEELTIPQAKQRLDSPDRAEREAAWHALSASNMAVASELDAVMLDLIATRRQLARNADEADYRALRWKQLDRVDYTPADCRAFHGAVTAEVVPLASQLVQDTARELGLDRMRPWDYNRGHLPDPQGREALKPFTTGEQLEELALKAFAGVDAGLAERFSQMRRGGLLDLESRPGKMSHAYCQYFPVRNEPFVLMNVVGTADDLRVLFHEVGHAFHGFYSGEAQPLVWNRWSPIEFVEIPSMGMEFLTLDHLSHVFDDEALARYRYNQLRGVIFFLPWAAQMDAFQHWLYAEAPEDVQIADLDTKWLELDRTFHPFVDWTGLDETQRARGWQYYHIFQVPFYYIEYAMCYLAAVGIWREARNDAAGALERYRDALRLGNTVSVPELYRAAGVEFRFDRGYIQGLMTFLKEQLAGA from the coding sequence ATGACTGCACAACTTGAACGGGTGGAGCGCAAGCTGGACGTGCCGCGGCAGGCCGTGGACTGGGAGCACTACGCGCCGCGTTACCAGCACCTTCTGGACACCCCGCTGACGGCGGCGGACGTGCCGGCGTGGCTGGCCGTGTGGAGCGCTGTGGACGCCGAGCTGGGCGAGACGGCGAACAAGCTCTCGACCTTCGCCGACCTGCACACCGATGACGGAGCCGCGCAGCAGCGGTACCAGACCTTTGTGGCGACCGTGATGCCGCCCGCCGCACGGACCGGGCAGGCGCTGACCGAGAAGTTGCTGGCGGTGCCGGACTACACGCCCGCCCCCGACTTTGCCCTGAACTATCGCCGGTTCCGCGACGCCGCCGCACTGTTCCGCGAGGCCAATGTGGAGCTGGGCGTGGTCCACGAGCAGCAGAAAAACCGCCACTCGGTGATCACCGGCAACCAGAAGGTCCGCCTGAACGGCGAGGAGCTGACCATTCCCCAGGCCAAGCAGCGCCTGGACAGCCCCGACCGCGCAGAGCGGGAAGCCGCGTGGCACGCGCTGAGCGCGAGCAACATGGCCGTGGCCTCCGAACTTGACGCGGTGATGCTTGACCTGATTGCCACCCGCCGCCAGCTGGCCCGCAACGCCGACGAGGCCGACTACCGCGCCCTCCGCTGGAAGCAGCTGGACCGGGTGGACTACACGCCCGCCGACTGCCGCGCCTTTCACGGGGCCGTAACGGCGGAGGTGGTCCCGCTGGCCTCACAGCTGGTGCAGGACACCGCCCGGGAACTGGGACTGGACCGCATGCGTCCGTGGGACTACAACCGCGGCCACCTGCCCGACCCCCAGGGCCGTGAGGCGCTGAAGCCCTTTACCACCGGCGAGCAACTGGAGGAACTGGCCCTGAAGGCTTTTGCAGGCGTGGACGCGGGACTGGCCGAACGGTTCAGCCAGATGCGCAGGGGCGGCCTGCTGGACCTGGAATCGCGCCCGGGCAAGATGTCGCACGCCTACTGCCAGTACTTTCCGGTGCGCAACGAACCCTTTGTGCTGATGAACGTGGTCGGCACGGCGGATGATCTGCGGGTGCTGTTCCACGAGGTCGGGCACGCCTTCCACGGCTTTTACAGCGGCGAGGCCCAGCCGCTGGTGTGGAACCGCTGGAGCCCCATCGAATTCGTCGAGATTCCCAGTATGGGCATGGAATTCCTGACCCTCGACCACCTCAGCCACGTGTTCGACGACGAGGCGCTCGCGCGCTACCGGTACAACCAGCTGCGGGGCGTGATCTTCTTCCTGCCGTGGGCCGCCCAGATGGACGCCTTTCAGCACTGGCTGTACGCCGAGGCCCCCGAGGACGTGCAGATTGCCGATCTGGACACCAAGTGGCTGGAACTCGACCGGACCTTCCATCCGTTTGTCGACTGGACCGGGCTGGACGAGACGCAACGGGCCCGGGGCTGGCAGTACTACCACATCTTCCAGGTGCCCTTTTACTACATCGAATACGCTATGTGCTACCTCGCGGCGGTCGGCATCTGGCGGGAGGCCCGCAATGACGCGGCGGGCGCTCTGGAACGCTACCGCGACGCCCTGCGCCTGGGCAATACCGTCAGCGTGCCCGAGCTGTACCGCGCCGCCGGGGTGGAATTCCGCTTCGACCGCGGGTACATCCAGGGCCTGATGACCTTCCTGAAAGAGCAGCTCGCCGGGGCGTAA
- the mltG gene encoding endolytic transglycosylase MltG: protein MRGGGRALWIRILLGVVAALLLAALAAFLYVRSVTAPAGGGPYTLEVKPGDTLGGVARELQQQQIVKNADVLRFVMRQNGTAGSLKEGLYDLSGDLSVQQVAEKLAGPARIPQVNVTVPEGWRLRDVPPIFQKAGFDGAAILAALQDPSLSAHAEGKQKNLEGFVFPDTYSFRPAETPRKIVQTMVERMNREFTPERVAQAKALGLSVRDWVILASMVQAEAANDLEMPIIAGVFLNRLEDGIALGSDPTVAYGLGKNLPELDRSAGDFTKDTPYSTYTRMGLPAGPINNPGEAALSSVLNANRKLADGRDALYFLHAPGGKIYVNHTYAEHLRDNARYR from the coding sequence ATGCGGGGAGGGGGCCGGGCGCTGTGGATCAGAATCCTGCTGGGTGTGGTCGCCGCGCTGCTGCTCGCTGCGCTGGCCGCCTTTCTGTATGTCCGCAGCGTGACCGCTCCGGCGGGGGGCGGGCCGTACACCCTGGAGGTCAAACCCGGTGACACGCTGGGCGGGGTGGCCCGCGAGCTGCAGCAGCAGCAGATTGTCAAGAACGCCGATGTGCTGCGTTTCGTGATGCGGCAGAACGGCACGGCCGGCAGCCTCAAGGAGGGGCTGTACGACCTCAGCGGTGACCTCAGCGTGCAGCAGGTTGCCGAAAAACTGGCGGGACCGGCCCGCATTCCCCAGGTGAATGTCACGGTGCCCGAGGGCTGGCGGCTGCGTGACGTTCCGCCCATCTTCCAGAAGGCGGGCTTTGATGGCGCGGCCATCCTGGCAGCCCTGCAGGACCCCAGCCTCAGTGCCCACGCCGAGGGCAAGCAGAAGAATCTGGAGGGGTTTGTCTTTCCGGACACCTACAGCTTCCGCCCTGCCGAGACGCCGCGCAAGATCGTGCAGACCATGGTTGAGCGCATGAACCGGGAATTCACGCCCGAGCGGGTGGCGCAGGCCAAGGCGCTGGGCCTCTCGGTGCGCGACTGGGTCATTCTGGCGAGCATGGTGCAGGCCGAGGCTGCCAACGACCTGGAAATGCCCATCATCGCCGGGGTGTTCCTCAACCGCCTTGAGGACGGCATCGCGCTGGGCAGCGATCCCACGGTGGCCTACGGGCTGGGCAAGAACCTGCCCGAGCTGGACCGCTCGGCGGGCGACTTCACGAAAGACACGCCCTACAGCACCTACACCCGCATGGGCCTGCCCGCCGGTCCCATCAACAATCCCGGTGAGGCGGCCCTGAGCAGCGTGTTGAACGCCAACCGCAAGCTCGCCGATGGCCGCGACGCCCTGTATTTCCTGCACGCGCCGGGCGGCAAGATCTACGTCAACCACACCTACGCCGAGCACCTGCGCGACAACGCCCGCTACCGCTGA
- a CDS encoding RidA family protein, with product MKEIVQTPDAPTAIGPYSQAVIFGNLVVTSGQIPLTASGELVGGGITEQTEQVLHNLQAVLQAAGTDLDRVVKTTVFLADMNEFAAMNAVYERFFPAPSPARSTVQVARLPRDVRVEIEVLAERH from the coding sequence ATGAAAGAGATTGTCCAGACCCCCGACGCCCCCACCGCCATCGGTCCCTACAGCCAGGCGGTCATCTTCGGCAATCTGGTGGTCACCAGCGGACAGATTCCGCTGACGGCCAGCGGCGAACTGGTCGGGGGCGGCATCACCGAGCAGACCGAGCAGGTGCTCCACAACCTCCAGGCGGTGCTGCAGGCGGCGGGCACCGACCTGGACCGGGTGGTCAAGACCACCGTCTTCCTGGCCGACATGAACGAATTTGCGGCCATGAATGCCGTGTACGAGCGCTTCTTCCCGGCGCCCTCCCCCGCCCGCAGCACCGTGCAGGTGGCGAGGCTGCCCCGCGACGTGCGGGTGGAGATCGAGGTGCTCGCCGAGCGGCACTGA